A window of Oncorhynchus tshawytscha isolate Ot180627B unplaced genomic scaffold, Otsh_v2.0 Un_scaffold_16570_pilon_pilon, whole genome shotgun sequence contains these coding sequences:
- the LOC112239543 gene encoding cleft lip and palate transmembrane protein 1-like protein isoform X4 — translation MFPSCYSKPTSSKDLFKRTYLTKILLGVFVVYMSHTCWVIYGFVYTKPCERGKGDCISSYLAERPRLQLSIFSSLRPDHSELNLIIKIDDFDIHSKFERVVNVSLPLATRNNGTLHTLVYVHKFGVSPLQDNRQVHHVAQLSTYMMSQKNLSSAKEVLKKHAATAPRVVDRPISHWRSRLTLNMMSEDFTFNRGTLPSDVRRYMRVYFVSCFRFQDENRMVYLPLLHIDELSVRVKDMMEINGSTTKLPLTISYEGLSLRQFRLWIHMQDVMFSLKRFGFTEVNIDEIKGVLVDNNLYLLALTTLVTAFHFIFEFLAFKNDISFWKKKKNMVGMSRKTVLWRCFSTIVILLKMLEERSSLLGLIPVGIGTTIEVWKVKQVSKIQLQWRTSRSIVHVGKFDESERKTIQHDTQAMKCLSYLVYPLSISGAIFSLVYLRYKNYYSWLINSLVSGIYAFGFLSMAPQLFINFKLKSVGHLQWNVLMYKALLYKQDQMS, via the exons ATGTTCCCTTCGTGCTATTCAAAGCCGACGAGTTCAAAGGACCTATTCAAAAGGACTTATCTGACAAAGATATTACTAGGAGTGTTCGTCGTGTATATGTCACACACCTGCTGGGTGATTTATGGCTTTGTGTACACCAAGCCTTgtgagagaggtaaaggagactGCATTTCTTCCTACCTTGCAGAAAGACCCCGTCTCCAG CTCAGCATTTTCTCCAGTTTGAGGCCTGACCACAGTGAACTCAACCTCATCATCAAGATAGATGACTTTGACATACATTCTAAATTTGAAAG GGTGGTGAATGTATCCCTGCCGTTGGCAACACGTAACAACGGGACTCTGCACACATTGGTTTATGTACACAAGTTTGGAGTGTCTCCCTTGCAGGATAACCGGCAGGTCCATCATGTTGCCCAGCTCAGCACCTACATGATGTCCCAAAAAAATCTCAGCTCTGCTAAAGAGGTCCTCAAA AAACATGCTGCCACTGCTCCTCGAGTAGTAGACAGACCCATCTCTCACTGGAGGTCCCGTCTAACCCTAAACATGATGTCAGAGGACTTCACCTTCAACAGAGGGACCTTGCCAAGTGATGTCCGGCGCTACATGAGAGT ATATTTTGTCTCGTGTTTTAGATTTCAGGATGAGAACAGGATGGTATATCTCCCACTTTTACATATTGATGAACTCAGCGTCAGGGTAAAGGACATGATG GAGATTAACGGCTCCACAACCAAACTACCTCTTACAATATCCTACGAAGGCCTATCGCTGAGGCAATTCCGTCTCTGGATCCACATGCAGGATGTAATGTTTTCACTGAAACGTTTTG GGTTCACTGAGGTGAATATAGATGAAATCAAAGGTGTTCTTGTGGACAACAACTTGTACCTGTTAGCATTGACTACCTTGGTGACCGCATTCCAT TTCATATTTGAATTCCTGGCCTTTAAAAATGACATAAGCTtttggaagaagaagaaaaacatggTGGGCATGTCTCGCAAAACAG TGCTGTGGAGATGCTTTAGCACCATAGTGATTCTcctgaaaatgctggaggaacgAAGCAGCTTGCTAGGTCTCATTCCTGTTGGAATAGGAACCACAATTGAG GTATGGAAGGTCAAACAGGTGTCCAAAATACAGCTACAGTGGAGAACCTCTAGGTCTATAGTTCAT GTTGGTAAATTTGatgagtcagagagaaagactATACAACATGACACACAG GCAATGAAATGCCTGTCTTATTTAGTGTACCCTCTGTCTATTAGTGGAGCCATCTTCTCTCTGGTATACCTGAGGTATAAAAA CTACTATTCATGGTTAATCAACAGCCTTGTCAGTG GGATTTATGCTTTTGGATTCCTCTCTATGGCTCCTCAGCTGTTCATTAACTTCAAG